One Chitinivorax sp. B genomic region harbors:
- a CDS encoding transporter substrate-binding domain-containing protein, whose protein sequence is MMKSFPLLFALITAPAFAENLVITTEDYPPFNMTVSGKISGISTETVEEMAKRAGVGIAISLYPWERAYNMAQQDGKTCVYSTTRTTQRESLFKWVGPLVNNNWVLYAKADAKAVGKLEDTKAAKIGGYRGDAIANFLKEGGYKVEETNNDSQNPEKLLAGRIDYWATGEQLGAHLAKQKGITGIKPVLTFKETQMYLACNKGVPDAVVTKLNDALKAMVSDGTVAKIGKKYQ, encoded by the coding sequence ATGATGAAATCCTTCCCGCTGTTGTTTGCCCTGATTACCGCCCCCGCCTTTGCAGAAAACCTGGTGATCACCACTGAAGACTACCCACCGTTCAATATGACGGTCTCTGGCAAGATCTCCGGCATTTCGACTGAAACTGTCGAGGAAATGGCCAAACGGGCTGGTGTGGGTATCGCCATTTCGCTTTACCCGTGGGAGCGGGCCTACAATATGGCCCAGCAGGATGGCAAAACCTGCGTTTACTCCACCACCCGTACGACACAGCGCGAATCCTTGTTCAAGTGGGTTGGCCCACTGGTGAACAACAACTGGGTGCTGTATGCAAAGGCAGATGCCAAAGCAGTTGGCAAACTGGAAGATACCAAGGCCGCCAAGATTGGTGGCTATCGTGGTGATGCCATTGCCAACTTCTTGAAAGAAGGCGGGTATAAAGTTGAAGAAACCAACAATGACAGCCAGAACCCTGAAAAGCTATTGGCCGGCCGCATCGACTATTGGGCCACAGGAGAACAACTGGGCGCCCACTTGGCCAAACAGAAGGGCATCACCGGCATCAAGCCGGTCTTGACCTTCAAGGAGACTCAAATGTATCTGGCTTGCAACAAAGGTGTGCCCGATGCCGTTGTCACCAAACTCAATGACGCACTGAAAGCCATGGTCAGTGACG